Below is a genomic region from Streptococcus salivarius.
GCCAATGAATTAGCGCAAGCACTTGCAGCACTTGGCGGTAAACTCTATTCCGTTGCAAATCGTACCTATGATAAGGGAGTGGCCTTTGCTGAGACATATGGTATTGAAAAGGTTTATAAAGAGATTGATGAAGTGTTTAAAGATCCTGAAGTGGATATTATCTACATTTCAACGCCTCACAATACGCATATCAATTTTCTTCGCAAGGCACTCGCAGCAGGTAAACACGTCCTCTGTGAAAAATCTATCACCTTAAATAGTGAGGAATTGGCAGAAGCTATCCAACTCGCCGAAGAAAATCATGTCAAACTGGCAGAAGCCATGACCATTTTCCATATGCCTATCTATCGAAAACTATCTGAAATCGTGGAAAGTGGTAAGCTAGGTCCCCTTAAGGTTATTCAGATGAACTTCGGTTCTTATAAAGAATATGACATGACCAACCGCTTTTTCAATCGTAATCTAGCTGGTGGTGCCCTACTTGATATCGGTGTCTATGCCCTATCCTTCGTGCGTTGGTTTATGACATCACAACCGACAGAGATGGTTTCACAGGTTAAATTAGCTCCAACTGGTGTTGATGAACAAGCGGGTATTCTCCTTACCAATGCAGAAGGGGAAATGGCGACGGTGACGCTAAGTCTTCATGCTAAACAACCTAAACGTGGCACCATCGCTTATGACAAGGGCTATATCGAACTTTACGAGTACCCACGTGGGCAAAAGGCGGTCATTACCTATACGGAAGATGGCTCACAAGAAGTCATCGAGTCAGGAGAAACTGCCAAAGCCCTCCAGTATGAGGTCCTAGACATGGAAGCAGCTGTTGCAGGCGAGGATGATCATACCTACCTCAATTACAGCCGAGATGTCATGGAGCTCATGACTCAACTCCGCAAAGATTGGGGCTTGGTCTACCCAGAAGAAGAGTAGCGATTAGATGATAAACAAGACCAGTATAATGTACTGACTACAAAAGATAGACAGTCTCTTAAAAGGATTTAGCCCTGCATAAGATAGGAATAGGTCCATTTAACCGATTCTATATAAATACATTTATGTCAAAGGAGAAAGACATGAGAAATTTTGCAAGTCCGTCACGTTA
It encodes:
- a CDS encoding Gfo/Idh/MocA family protein, whose translation is MTNQIKYKWASLGTGVIANELAQALAALGGKLYSVANRTYDKGVAFAETYGIEKVYKEIDEVFKDPEVDIIYISTPHNTHINFLRKALAAGKHVLCEKSITLNSEELAEAIQLAEENHVKLAEAMTIFHMPIYRKLSEIVESGKLGPLKVIQMNFGSYKEYDMTNRFFNRNLAGGALLDIGVYALSFVRWFMTSQPTEMVSQVKLAPTGVDEQAGILLTNAEGEMATVTLSLHAKQPKRGTIAYDKGYIELYEYPRGQKAVITYTEDGSQEVIESGETAKALQYEVLDMEAAVAGEDDHTYLNYSRDVMELMTQLRKDWGLVYPEEE